CCTCGGCCAGAGCAGCGCCCGCTGCGCCTGACGCTGCGCCAGTTGTCCGTCTTTGTCGCGGTAGCCCAGCATGGCAGCACCATGGCGGCGGCTCAGGCGCTGGCGATGTCGCAGTCAGCGGTCAGCGCGTCGCTGGCGGAGCTGGAGCGCGCACTGGACAGCCCGCTGTTCGACCGCATCGCCCGCCGTCTCAGCATCAATGAAACCGGGCGACAGTTTTTTCCGCGCGCGCTGTCGCTGCTGGATCAGGCCCAGGAACTGGAGCGCTTTGCCGGCCAGACTGGCGTCCAGCTGCGCATCGCTGCCAGCAACACCATCGGCAGCTATATGCTTCCGCCCCTGCTGGCGGGATTCCGCCATTCGCGCAGCGGCCCATGCACGCTGGACCTGCGCATCGGCAATACCCGCGAAGTGCTGCAGTCGCTGCTTCAGTTCGAAGCCGATATCGGTCTGGTCGAGGGTGCCAGCCATGAGCGCGACCTGCGCAGCGTGCGCTGGTGCGACGACGAGATGGTCGTGATCGTCGGCCCCTCCCACCCGCTTGCGGCGGCACCCCATGACCTGGTGGCGCTGCGCGATGCCGAGTGGATCGTGCGCGAGCCTGGATCGGGCACGCGCGAGGTCATCGAAGAGCGGCTGGTGCCGCTGCTGGGCGAATTGCGCTTCGCACTGGAACTGGG
The window above is part of the Cupriavidus taiwanensis LMG 19424 genome. Proteins encoded here:
- a CDS encoding LysR family transcriptional regulator, with the translated sequence MDHHPHPPATPRPEQRPLRLTLRQLSVFVAVAQHGSTMAAAQALAMSQSAVSASLAELERALDSPLFDRIARRLSINETGRQFFPRALSLLDQAQELERFAGQTGVQLRIAASNTIGSYMLPPLLAGFRHSRSGPCTLDLRIGNTREVLQSLLQFEADIGLVEGASHERDLRSVRWCDDEMVVIVGPSHPLAAAPHDLVALRDAEWIVREPGSGTREVIEERLVPLLGELRFALELGNAEAIKRAVMSGFGVSCLSLHVVRDELERGTLVAIRDGLPRIVRPLQLVVHQDKFPTQGLLAFTEYLRTMAPRIGA